Proteins found in one Sporosarcina sp. FSL K6-3457 genomic segment:
- a CDS encoding RHS repeat-associated core domain-containing protein encodes MTLPDGTSSTWAYDCRGNGTTTTNPLGATEKYDYDSLNRLVRANLSDGNDVRLRYDAYDDVVFAKDNHTQVSFAYTILGSLIAREQGGKNVKFTFDTEEQLTAVINEKGESYQFECDTKGNIIKEIGFDELTKTYERSQAGLLQKIHRPADRWTAYQHDSIGNVIRADYYDDTWETFGYDKNGSLLETANEHMTVKLERDPSGQVIKEWQNDQWIASSYDELGSRLQVTSSLGAQIDVARNEMGNVAQITASRADQEQWTAAMQYNELGQEIERILPGNVISQWQYDVTGRPTNHRISSQNRHTRRRVYNWDVNHRLKSMVNELTAGQTTYGYDEFSNLVWSNQGNPFDYLHRNIADVGNLYETKEKTDRVYGAGSRLLETKDAKFSYDEEGNLVQKVDKNGYTWKYEYTGNGMMSKVIKPDQTEVTFKYDPMGRRVEKRTDERTMRFVWDGNTILHEYSLLNDPVEPQNKSEIPDNVVTWVFNDGFVPSAKITSEGNFSIISDYLGTPVEAYDEEGKKVWSAKLDIYGRVEEFTGEQDFIPFRYQGQYEDVEIGLYYNRFRYYDPEQGNYTQIDPIGLAGNNPTLYGYTNDPNTMIDPLGLANRPNNGQYHIFYSFMLDPQHQYSSDKVQFNRANKAFINKLNSDLVFQRDMLGRYPAFHDWLKNPDMGSSPVDLTWHHHEDVRRLTLVDRADHAKNHGLYHPTKAGGRDIWGGGKPGRNGKLDGETGMPKCKKN; translated from the coding sequence GTGACTTTACCAGACGGGACGAGTTCGACATGGGCCTATGACTGTCGTGGAAATGGTACAACAACGACCAATCCGCTTGGAGCCACAGAGAAGTACGATTATGATAGCTTGAATCGGTTAGTACGCGCAAACCTTTCAGATGGGAACGACGTTCGTTTGCGGTATGATGCTTATGACGACGTGGTATTTGCGAAAGACAACCATACGCAAGTTTCCTTTGCCTATACGATTCTTGGCAGCTTGATCGCACGAGAACAAGGTGGGAAGAACGTCAAATTCACCTTTGATACTGAAGAGCAGTTAACCGCTGTCATCAATGAAAAAGGTGAGTCGTACCAGTTTGAATGTGATACGAAAGGGAATATCATTAAGGAAATTGGCTTTGATGAGCTGACCAAAACGTACGAACGAAGTCAGGCAGGATTGCTTCAGAAAATTCATCGTCCGGCTGATCGTTGGACAGCGTATCAGCATGACAGTATAGGCAATGTCATTCGCGCCGACTACTACGATGACACGTGGGAAACGTTTGGCTATGATAAAAATGGATCGTTACTAGAGACTGCCAATGAACATATGACTGTCAAGCTAGAGCGAGACCCATCTGGACAAGTGATCAAGGAGTGGCAGAATGACCAATGGATTGCGAGTAGTTATGATGAATTAGGTAGTCGTTTACAGGTTACGAGTAGCCTAGGTGCACAAATTGATGTCGCTCGTAATGAGATGGGTAATGTAGCGCAAATCACAGCTTCTCGCGCAGATCAAGAGCAGTGGACAGCCGCAATGCAGTACAACGAACTCGGTCAAGAAATCGAAAGAATCTTACCCGGTAATGTCATCAGTCAATGGCAGTATGATGTCACAGGTAGACCAACAAACCATCGAATAAGCAGTCAAAATCGACATACAAGAAGACGCGTGTACAATTGGGACGTCAATCACCGCCTAAAATCCATGGTCAATGAGTTAACCGCCGGACAAACAACTTACGGCTATGACGAATTCAGCAACCTCGTCTGGTCCAATCAAGGGAATCCGTTTGATTATCTTCACCGTAATATCGCTGATGTCGGGAATTTGTATGAAACGAAAGAAAAGACAGACCGTGTTTATGGTGCTGGCAGCAGACTACTTGAAACGAAAGATGCCAAATTCTCGTATGATGAAGAAGGAAATCTCGTTCAGAAAGTCGATAAGAATGGTTATACGTGGAAGTACGAATATACCGGCAACGGGATGATGTCGAAGGTCATCAAACCAGATCAGACGGAAGTTACTTTCAAGTATGACCCGATGGGTAGACGTGTTGAGAAGCGTACTGACGAAAGAACCATGCGATTTGTGTGGGATGGAAATACGATTCTGCATGAGTATTCCTTATTGAACGATCCAGTTGAACCACAGAATAAATCAGAAATACCGGATAATGTAGTCACCTGGGTGTTTAATGATGGATTCGTGCCTTCCGCTAAAATTACGAGTGAAGGTAACTTCAGTATCATTAGTGACTATCTTGGAACGCCTGTCGAAGCTTATGATGAAGAGGGGAAAAAGGTCTGGTCGGCTAAGCTTGATATTTATGGACGAGTGGAAGAATTTACAGGTGAACAAGATTTCATTCCATTTAGGTATCAAGGGCAGTATGAAGATGTGGAAATCGGGTTGTACTATAACCGATTCCGATACTACGATCCAGAGCAAGGGAATTACACTCAAATAGATCCGATTGGACTTGCGGGGAATAACCCTACTTTATATGGATATACAAATGATCCGAATACTATGATTGATCCATTAGGATTGGCTAATCGCCCTAATAATGGTCAATATCATATATTTTATTCTTTTATGTTAGACCCTCAACATCAATATTCAAGTGATAAAGTTCAGTTTAATAGAGCAAATAAAGCATTTATTAATAAACTCAATAGTGATTTAGTTTTCCAACGTGATATGCTAGGTCGGTATCCTGCATTCCATGATTGGTTGAAAAACCCTGATATGGGATCAAGTCCAGTAGATCTTACATGGCATCATCATGAAGATGTAAGAAGGCTTACACTTGTAGACCGCGCTGATCACGCTAAAAATCACGGATTATATCATCCAACTAAAGCTGGAGGTCGTGACATTTGGGGAGGAGGAAAGCCAGGTAGAAACGGGAAGTTAGATGGTGAAACTGGTATGCCGAAATGCAAAAAAAATTAG
- a CDS encoding immunity 51 family protein: MNFIIDKKKIAPFFWVNYDESSASFCLDVAGYKQEIFDTRSDEGFEGNGYDWNSLAIVFLEEKMPELKDIVNFDSEAGMFCAYSSDKKALEKFAISFKNMCEDEVTSKELFSRAELD; encoded by the coding sequence ATGAATTTTATTATTGATAAAAAGAAAATAGCTCCGTTTTTTTGGGTGAATTATGATGAAAGCTCCGCGTCCTTTTGTTTAGATGTTGCTGGATATAAGCAAGAGATTTTTGATACGCGATCTGATGAGGGATTTGAGGGGAATGGATACGATTGGAATTCTTTAGCGATTGTTTTTCTTGAAGAAAAAATGCCTGAACTAAAAGATATTGTCAATTTTGATTCTGAAGCCGGTATGTTTTGTGCATATTCCTCCGATAAAAAAGCATTAGAGAAGTTTGCTATTTCATTTAAAAATATGTGTGAAGATGAAGTTACCAGTAAGGAACTATTTTCTCGGGCAGAATTGGATTGA
- a CDS encoding RHS repeat domain-containing protein has product MYNWDVNHRLKSMVNELTAGQTTYGYDEFSNLVWSNQGNPFDYLHRNIADVGNLYETKEKTDRVYGAGSRLLETKDAKFSYDEEGNLVQKVDKNGYTWKYEYTGNGMMSKVIKPDQTEVTFKYDPMGRRIEKGSNEKTTRFVWDGNTILHEYFLESDSSELENLVESQSESEIPDNLVTWVFNDGFVPSAKITSEGNYSIISDYLGTPVEAYDEQGTKVWSAGLDIYGRVKEFTGEKDFIPFRYQGQYEDVEIGLYYNRFRYYDPEQGNYTQIDPIGLAGGNPTLYGYVKDPNTIVDVWGLSGELVYQLLNKKDNVIYYGITSRDALVRMVEHAGSGKVFSNMEIIAENLTHDQARSIEGALIRKRLRENIGNFNIDDSILEKLKKSGLLNKNRGRVKERWISENPLNDLKDKMFDEPKKNKL; this is encoded by the coding sequence GTGTACAATTGGGACGTCAATCACCGCCTAAAATCCATGGTCAATGAGTTAACCGCCGGACAAACAACTTACGGCTATGACGAATTCAGCAACCTCGTCTGGTCCAATCAAGGGAATCCGTTTGATTATCTTCACCGTAATATCGCTGATGTCGGGAATTTGTATGAAACGAAAGAAAAGACAGACCGTGTTTATGGTGCTGGCAGCAGACTACTTGAAACGAAAGATGCCAAATTCTCGTATGATGAAGAAGGAAATCTCGTTCAGAAAGTCGATAAGAATGGTTATACGTGGAAGTACGAATATACCGGCAACGGGATGATGTCGAAGGTCATCAAACCAGATCAGACGGAAGTTACTTTCAAGTATGACCCGATGGGTAGACGGATTGAGAAGGGTTCTAATGAAAAAACAACAAGATTCGTGTGGGATGGAAACACGATTCTACATGAGTATTTCTTAGAGAGTGATTCAAGTGAACTAGAAAATCTAGTTGAGTCACAGAGCGAGTCTGAAATACCGGATAATCTAGTCACGTGGGTATTTAATGATGGGTTTGTCCCTTCAGCTAAAATTACGAGTGAAGGTAACTACAGTATTATTAGTGACTATCTTGGAACACCCGTCGAAGCTTATGACGAACAAGGAACCAAAGTCTGGTCAGCTGGGTTGGATATTTACGGTAGAGTAAAAGAATTCACAGGCGAGAAGGACTTTATTCCATTCCGATATCAAGGTCAGTATGAAGATGTTGAAATAGGATTGTATTATAACCGATTCCGTTACTATGACCCAGAGCAAGGAAATTATACGCAAATAGACCCGATTGGGCTTGCGGGTGGGAATCCGACTTTGTATGGGTATGTAAAAGATCCGAATACAATTGTGGATGTTTGGGGATTAAGTGGAGAGCTAGTTTATCAATTGCTTAATAAAAAGGATAATGTTATCTATTATGGAATAACAAGCAGGGATGCTTTGGTTAGAATGGTAGAGCACGCAGGTTCAGGTAAAGTATTTTCAAATATGGAAATTATTGCCGAAAATCTAACGCATGATCAGGCCAGATCTATTGAAGGTGCTCTTATTCGAAAAAGGCTAAGAGAGAATATTGGTAACTTTAATATCGACGATTCTATATTAGAAAAATTAAAGAAATCTGGTCTATTAAATAAAAACCGGGGAAGGGTAAAAGAGAGATGGATTTCAGAAAATCCATTAAATGATTTAAAAGATAAAATGTTCGATGAACCTAAAAAAAATAAATTGTAA
- a CDS encoding HEAT repeat domain-containing protein, whose protein sequence is MDTELALQFLKDHQPMPSDENLSEELISSYDEVRKYFLKVPDKRCIELFLNSFGYIDGFGVYQLVDDVILQFSKEDVIADLIEALKSEHYSVRYWCAMISANYPCLELVSALKTLLYEEDVEIKTASLTSLSMCEFPETAEVLKEYIQHECDEELIEDAKGILLEIENIV, encoded by the coding sequence ATGGATACAGAATTAGCATTGCAATTTTTAAAAGATCATCAACCAATGCCTTCAGATGAAAATTTATCAGAAGAATTAATATCTTCCTATGATGAAGTTAGAAAATATTTTTTAAAGGTGCCTGATAAAAGATGTATAGAATTATTTTTAAATTCATTCGGATACATCGATGGTTTTGGTGTTTATCAATTAGTAGATGATGTGATTTTACAATTTTCAAAAGAAGACGTTATTGCTGATTTAATCGAAGCATTAAAAAGTGAACATTACAGTGTAAGATACTGGTGTGCAATGATTTCAGCTAATTATCCTTGTTTAGAATTAGTATCAGCTTTAAAGACTTTACTTTATGAAGAAGATGTTGAAATTAAAACAGCTTCATTAACAAGTTTGAGTATGTGTGAATTTCCAGAAACAGCAGAAGTGCTTAAAGAATACATTCAACATGAGTGTGATGAAGAGTTAATAGAAGATGCAAAAGGTATTCTTTTAGAGATTGAAAATATAGTATAA